Proteins encoded by one window of Anopheles maculipalpis chromosome 2RL, idAnoMacuDA_375_x, whole genome shotgun sequence:
- the LOC126568446 gene encoding chondroitin proteoglycan 1-like: MQRFIIFAALIAAASAQLCQNTGELVPNPINCKQFFMCRTGRTILFTCPDNTLFNPRTLACDSTNKVRCQPGDIPTSILTSSLKAQPATIEHTVTACINQPVATLLANTADCSRFYQCSVTGAINFQCPSGTLFDARRKMCVERDVAICGTIALPNPPMLPPQPIVPPSLPIVPPSQPILPPSLPVVPQPQPPSNANSLQMLCRGKPLGAKIRNPADCSEYVNCVGTTILRYVRCPIGTSFDDVRKICDWVQNVTC; encoded by the exons ATGCAACGCTTCATAATTTTCGCGGCTTTGATCGCCGCGGCGAGCGCCCAG CTCTGCCAGAACACCGGCGAGTTGGTGCCGAACCCGATCAACTGCAAGCAGTTCTTCATGTGCCGTACTGGCCGCACTATTCTCTTCACTTGTCCCGACAACACGCTGTTTAACCCACGCACGCTGGCCTGTGACTCCACCAACAAAGTTCGCTGCCAGCCGGGCGATATTCCGACGAGCATTCTGACTTCGTCGCTGAAGGCTCAACCTGCGACCATCGAGCACACTGTTACGGCTTGCATCAACCAGCCGGTGGCAACGCTGCTGGCTAACACTGCCGACTGTAGCCGCTTCTACCAGTGCTCCGTTACGGGCGCCATCAACTTCCAATGCCCGTCCGGCACTCTGTTCGATGCTCGTCGCAAGATGTGTGTTGAGCGTGATGTGGCCATTTGTGGAACTATTGCCCTACCGAATCCACCAATGTTGCCTCCGCAACCGATCGTACCGCCTTCCCTACCGATCGTGCCTCCGTCCCAACCGATCCTTCCGCCGTCCTTGCCGGTCGTACCGCAGCCTCAGCCCCCGAGCAATGCCAACAGCCTGCAGATGCTGTGCCGTGGAAAGCCGCTCGGTGCTAAGATCCGTAACCCGGCCGATTGTTCGGAGTACGTCAATTGTGTTGGAACCACCATCCTTCGCTACGTCAGATGCCCGATCGGAACGTCCTTCGACGATGTGCGCAAGATCTGCGACTGGGTACAGAACGTTACGTGCTAA